The genomic window tggaCCAGTAGAACAGCATCCATGTCACCTAGGAGCTTGTGGCAAGTGGGAGTTCTAGGCCTGTGGAGCCGGaagctctgggggcagggccagcaagctATAAGGACTGGCCTCCGGGTGACTGTGATACCTGCACACCTTGAGAACCATCGGCCCAGATAGCCCCTGAACACTAACGGCTCCTGGTGCGTCTGGAGAAGACACAGGccatgtctgggaggcaggggagatggactagcacactcctcctgccacagggcagcaTGATGCTCGATTCCCTCTGAAGGATGTCCCTCATCTTTTCCATGCCATGTGtgttcaccctggccctcccagcagcctgggaagagcagaacactgcacacacaagagggccgttcccagtccgcacattccagattcatctgtcaccagacccacgggaggaggcagactggttccaggaggatgagAGCCCTTGTTCTGACACCTGTGTCTGATTCCAGGGCCTGCAGGTCCGCTCTGGACTACACCAAAGGAAGTCTGGGGATTTTCATTGACCttcagaaggaagagaaggaggcgcatgcctggctgcaagcagggaagatctattaCATCCTGCGGCAGAGCGAGCTGGTGGACCTGTACATCCAGGTGAGTGGCAAGGGATGCAGGAGGACCCCTGTGCTGTTCActctccatccacccatccattcatccttccatcatctatttacctgctcatccttccatccatctatccatcatccatccatccatccatccatccatccatccatccttccatcatccatccattcacctgttcgtcttTCCaaacatccatccatctatccatccatcatccatccctccatccatccatccatctatcatccatccatccttttatcatccatccattcacctgtccatccacccattcacctaTTTGTgcatccattcacctgtttgtccatccatccatccttccatctatctttccattatccatccaactgttcatccttttatccatccatccatccatccatcattcttcTGTTCACCTCttcgtccatccattcacctgttcgtccatccttccatccatctttccattatccatccaaccatcttccatccatccatgatccgtccattcacctatccatccatccctccatccatttttccatccttccatcatccattcacctgttcattcttccatccatccgttcatccatcatccatccatccatctatcatccatccatcatccattcacctgttcattcttccatccatccattcatccatcatccatccatccgttatccatccatccttccatcattcaTCGACtcgcctgctcatccttccatccatccatccatccttcctttagcatccatccattcacctgttcatccttccattcacctgttcatccttccattcacctgttcatccttccattcatccatccatccatccatccatccatccatccatccgtccatccgtccatccatcattcatccatttttTATCATCCCTTCATTcagccaccatccatccacctgttcgtccattcatccatccatccttccatcatccatcattcatccctccatccatttatccactcattgataaatccatccatccatctatcatccatctatccttctATCATCCATCacactcacctcctgttcatccttccatccatccgtttatccattcattcatccatccatcctcctatcatccatccatctttccatcatccatccttccatcatccatccattcatctgttcattcttccatccatccatccatcatccatccatccatccatttatccattcatccatccatcatccatccagccatcatccatccatctgtccattcatccatccatccttttatcatccatccttttatcatccatccttttatcatccatccattcatcatccatccattcacccgtctatccatccattcacctgttgatccatccatccgtccattcatccttccaccaaccatccattcacctgttcatccttccatccttccatccatcgaCCTGttcatcctttcatccatccacctgttcatccttccatccgtCCAAcagttcatccttccatccatccacctgttcatccttccatccatccaccattcatccatccgtcattcatccatccatcacactcacctcctgttcatccttccatccatccatcattcatccatctatccatttatccattcatccatccatccttccatcatccatccattcatctgttcatccttccatccatccatcatccatccatccgtctatccatcatccatccatccatcatctgtctatctgtccattcatccatgtGTCCatcatctgtccattcatccatccatcattcttccatccttttatccatccattcacccgtctatccatccattcacctgttcatccatccatccgtccattcatccttcattcatccatccattcacctgtttatccttccatccatccatcatccatccacatatccatttatccattcatccatccatccatcatccaacCATGCTTCCATTatccatccatgcttccatcatccatcatccatccatccacctgttcgtccttccatccatccatcatccatccacccattcatccatccatccatccatcattcatccatccacccactaatctacctattaatccatccctccattcatctatctgtccACTGGTTTATCCATACATTCGTCTATCCACCATCTAGCCATCAATATGCACATACATCATCTACTCTCCACCCATCCATGCATTATCTACCCACCCATAAATACATgcagacatacacacatcattccacccagccacccatccatccatccatccatccatccacccacccgtccgtccatccatccattcatccgtccatccatcccaAAATTAATCTATCcacacacccatccatccatccatgtgtctacatctcctcatccattcatccatccatccactcattcctaagccactgctgagcacctgttgtgtgccttttccctccctccaactGGTTCCTGCACATCCTCCCCCAGtggccagcatcttctccctgagggcagaggcgcgGCCCCTCACAGTGCCCACCACCTGCTGGTGTACAGCACATGCTCAAATAATGTGACCACTCAGTTAACACACAGAAGAACTTGCTCCAAGCGACACGTGGCACATCTCCTGACAAAATGAATCTATCATAGTGgctgttttcagaggctttcccAAACACAGTGTGATCTGGAACAAATTGTGAAGCCCACGAGCCTGGTGAAGCTTTCATGATTGAGCACCTGCTAtatacctccttgagctgaggagagggatcaagagctcatggccaagaggggaccaggcccacccacaaacACTGTTGATGTGGCAGGGATGTGGCAACCCAGAAAGGAGGCAGGGGATGGGCTCCCAGCAGTCTGGGGCCACGGAGACTGGTTTGAGTGCAGGGGAAGTGGGCTAGGCCTAGCCCTGGTGGTAGGATTCACAGGTGtcgggctcctgggctgcagctgtTCAGTCACCTCCTGGCACTCAGGTGCATCAGTTCATTGTCCTCatgccagtggtgggggcagccctAATGCACAGGGTCTGCAAAATGCTCAGGTGTACCTGTagtgtgtgagaggaaggaggctTGCAAAGGTGGGCGTGGCCACCTCGCCAGATTTGGGTCTTGACggaacttctgtctcctttcaggtggcacagaatgtggtcctgtacacaggcgaccccaacctggggctggagctgtttgAGGCAGCTGGAAACATCTTCTTCAATGGGGCCTGGGAGCGGGAGAAAGCCATGTCCTTCTACcgggtgagctggcctgtgggctgatgtgggtgggcctcaggggggcacctggagggctgaggcacaggtgtggcagggcagaggcctcccacctggaggcagggccacccatgcACATGCTTAGTTTCCAAGTGGTCTCACCGGGAATGATATTGACCATGCCCCTGCCCGGGACAAACGTTTGGGGCCTGGATGTGACAATGGCTCTACCCTTGTACCTGATGATCTCAAGCAACCATGAGCTGGAAGTTCTGTCCccatcttccagatgaggaaactgaggctcagagaggcacagggacatgtcaaaggacacacagcatgtcagtgggaggcccaggtctgcTTGCACCCCGAAGTGGGacggcttctcccttcctctgagctcacggtgtggctcagccctgggcacagataaatgtggtgtttttagagcagagaggagtgctggctcccccCAGTCAGACCCCTGGTGTCCAGGTGGGAAAGGCTGGTCTGAGGCTGCTGGGTGTAGCTGGATGGGCCTCAGGTGACTCTTCAGCCCCCAACTTGGGTGTCTGAACTGTGTgttatcccagagcacagagctgtgtggaggtgcaggggtagctggggcgtgggaagctccaagcacatgtttgagctctgaggagggcGCTGGGCAAGGTGGGTGCTGCAGGAAACCTGACCCCACCTGCTTGTGTGGTAGGACCGGGTCCTGGCCCTGGCAGTGACTACGGGCAACTGCAAGGCGGAGCTGCTGCTACAGCTGTGCAAAAAGCTGGTGGCACTCCTGGCCACACTGGAGAAGCCCCAGGATGGCTTGGAGTTTGCCTACATGGCCCTAGCACTCAGCATCACTCTGGGTaagtcccctgagcccccaccctgccaggacccacactttgccagagcccagcctccaggtctgcagggcaggagctgaaacagctgctggattttcctggtctcctgtccaggcaggcagatctgccCAACTGGCTTCCCTGTCTGGCTGTGGGGCACAGCCCGAGGTCTCTCACGCAGTGCAGAGCTCCCTGCCAGACTGagctctgtttcctctgcctgttcccgctgctgaccacaagggccgcccagtgtgtcctctgccttccagacatgccaggcatctcgttggtccctgtatgtgccaggctgagtggcacattccctttctcttgtgcCCTTCCCAACCTCATCAATCACACGGCTCTCTGGCTGATAAAATCCCAGTTCCCCTTCCAGCAGTCTGCCCCTTAAGGCTGGGCATCCCCTGGTGCTGTGCCAGGGTCATCTGTCCCCCTCCAGAGACAGGGAACCCTAGGCAGGCCGCATGCCCCAGCACCTTGTGCCCCGTggcccagtacacagtaggtgtgcagctgACTCCCCAAAGTAGGGGGCTGTGATTGTGACACACGCAGGAGGAGTCGGATGTCACatctgtgggttgcctggagcCGGCGTGCCCAGGAGCACCTGGACTGCATGGCTTTTGGGCTCCCCTGGTTAAAACCAGtgagccaaggcaggtggctatgtgtaggcacagagctgggccatccaagtccgactttgccaaagcctcacagtagacaggggcaggccttattagttctgctttgcagatgggaaagtgagtctgggaacctggaagggactggccagagctgcccaggcGACCGCAGGTGCCTGGAGGCAAGCCGGGTGTGCTGCCTGGGGTCTGCATACCTGCTCCTGATGGgcctgtgccctccctgccccagggagccgcgtcctcacacctgcccctttgGCCTGCACCCCAGGGGACCGGCTGAACGAGCACGTGGCCTACCACCGCCTGGCCACCCTGCACCATCAGCTGGGCCAGGGCAAGCTGGCGGAGCACTTCTACCTCAAGGCCCTGTAGCTCTGCAACTCGCCACTGGAGTTCGACGAGCAGACCCTCTATTACGTGAAGGTGTATCTGGTGCTCAGTGACATCATCTTCTATGACCTGAAGGTGGGTGGGGATGGGCAGGGCTCGGGGTGTTCCCGGCCCCCTTGGAGTGGGATCTCTACCCAGacccagaggcctgggttccagccttccTTAGGAATGGCCCAGTGGCCTCCCTGGAGCTCTGCACGTGGCTGGAGCAACCAGCAATGTTAGCAGATACAACCCAGCTCCCAagctggccaggccccaccctcaagaactcagtgtcagccagggaggctgacacatgagtgGGCAATGGTGGCCTCTGGGTGAAGAAGGGGGATTGTAGTCAGGGGGaccctcctggaggaggtgacaccaaAGCTGAGTCTTgacagtcaagtgtcaagttgcatttaacaaagaaaacagggtcgGGAGAAGGACATTTTGGAAGATGGCATCATCCTCACATTGAATCCACATTGCAAGATCCAACCCAAATCCTGGtgcctcctctaggaagcctgcccagggtgccagcctgcactGAGCAACTCCTTCCTGGAGTCCCGAGACACCTTGAACCTTCACAtcacccaggaagggtggggtgggaccagtgtcttaccatcgggttcacagacagggaaacccgagctcagggcaggtgcagtggggcggggccccagccagccaggctgaggccttgCTGGGTTGGGTCTGTCTGGAGCGGaggtgctgtgctccctctgcccccagccctgcaggggtggagaGCTGGGACTGTCAGACTCAGACCTGGCGTGTCTCCACCCAGCAGGCACCGCCCCTCCTCAGCATCGCACCGGCACCGCATCAGTGCTCCTTAtgggctgaggggccagggcactccagtccAGGGACCGAGATCTTGGGGTCCTTAGAACAacatgaggagctggggcagccctAAGACCCCGCCCCGTATCCCCCaccgcaggcctggggctgcccggGAGGCCCCCGCCCAGTGCTGGCGACACCTGGTGGTCAGAAGTGGtccctgtggcctcccaagtcccagccagacAGGGAGGTTCCAAGTGTCAGACCCAGAGGGACGCTACTCACCGCTCAGGGGCTCGCCTGGGACCCAGGGAGACGGGCCTTTATCTCTCTTGGTCAAGCCTGCCGCCCACTCCGCctgcccaggaggaaggaaagggccaaGTAGTACCTGAGAGGCCAAAGTCCACGGTTGGGGTTGAGGGGCAgaggcctccttcacctccttcccatgcacagccctctgggcctcatcgtgactatgctgtcagcgcaggccagcttcccacagggaggccccctTGGAATTCCCCAAGGGCGGCTGTCTTTCCAAGGCTACACCCTCCTCCTTGTATAGGAGGctctggacccagggcccagaggagtaGGAGAAAACGCCAGGCTGCATGGGGCCTGGAAGGCTGGCAGAGAGGCAGGGGTAAATGGGCATCTTTGCCGATTGCCTCTAAAATTGGGTCCCCTTTAGTGTACACGTGAGAGTGAGCCCTGGAATAGGGAAGATTAGGTGTGTCCTGGCTCagcctgccactcactagctgttgCACACACTACAGGTACATGGAAATGCACACGCAAATGCACACgggcacaggcacacgcacacacagcacgcgcacacacaggcacgcgcacacacgcacacacaggcatgcacacaggcacataaacgcacaggcacacgcagagacatatgcattggctggctccttcctgtttagTTGGGATGCCCCCagcccttcaggaagcctttgccttccacccccggctgagtctggggcctcctgggccccccacaggctcctgggcttccctctgccacagcctgGGCCACCCTGTGTGGTCAGTGTTTACTCCCAGGTCCCTCAGACTGGGAGCAAGGACGTTAGGCTCAGCCACgcacccagcacagagtccagtGTTCGGCTGGGCCGGGGGCATTGGATGAGCAGTGGCGGTGACTCGGGGCCTTCTCACGCCCCTGCTCCGTGTGTGGGGCGGGGCAGTGGGGGAATGGACTTGCTGCATCTTGGACTTTGTCCTTGACCCTGGGAGCCATCTTGAGATGGTAAAGagggacaggccaggcatgggtctCAGAGAGGTTCCTTGGGTGACCCCCATGTGGAGGAGGCGCCTGGGGAGAagccgggtgggggatgggagggtgaaggaggaggtctgggaggcggcatcccaacccagggatggtgagtttgggccaaagatgcattgaaaatgggagtggatgtctggggagtcacactccgtcaatatttcagggaacattgccagagaggacacctgtgagatggttttgtacctggcctgtcccgtggagggcctggaaatggtcagcatggacaggggccagaggggagcctgggtcactcaacgctgtgcccctgctgtggctCGGAGCCACGGGTCCTGCATGGAactctcagagcaggcaggatctgccctgacctcagcccatggggaaagcagccactgcctgcggagagggtggcactggggcaggacggttggggtgagtggggcgtaggggcagtcaggaaggcttccaggggTGTCAGGGTCTTCCCCACTtcctgcagctgagaccacagcagtgtAACAGGTTTCGGGGCTCATGGGGTGAGCCAGCATTGGCTGGACACGTGGAATGACCTGGAGACAGCAACGGCCTCTGGGGCTCCGAGTCCCCTTTTTGCTGAGCATGACCTGTCCCCTTCAGGACCCGTTTGAGTACTACCAGCTGGCACTGGCAGCCGCCgtggacctgggcaacaagaaggcacAGCTGAAGATCTACACGCGGCCGGCCACCGTCTCCCACAACTTCCTCCTGGACCGTGAGAAGTCGCtcctcttctaccagaaggccagGACCTTC from Macaca mulatta isolate MMU2019108-1 chromosome 8, T2T-MMU8v2.0, whole genome shotgun sequence includes these protein-coding regions:
- the LOC106995552 gene encoding SH3 domain and tetratricopeptide repeat-containing protein 1-like is translated as MDRHMPMPAMEYGSLVRTYFEWLAWAWGTVTAACFMGRDEVIASWEVPSSWPHSPAHFVCVGFLGICTFLASCQLRAVHWLFYFYSTVMPSEAQCVIYHELQLSLAHKVADKVLEGQLLETISQLYLSLGTKRACRSALDYTKGSLGIFIDLQKEEKEAHAWLQAGKIYYILRQSELVDLYIQVAQNVVLYTGDPNLGLELFEAAGNIFFNGAWEREKAMSFYRDRVLALAVTTGNCKAELLLQLCKKLVALLATLEKPQDGLEFAYMALALSITLGDRLNEHVAYHRLATLHHQLGQGKLAEHFYLKAL